GGTCCGTTCCCCGGTGGCTTCGACTTCAAGGACTTCGGCTTCAACATGGGCGGGGTCGAGGACATCTTCGGCGATATCTTTGGTAGAAGTGGGGGTAGAAGTGGGGGCAGGAGTGGGGGCAGGAGCGGGGGAAGAGGCGGGGCAAAGGCGGGGCCGGGGAGAGAGGCCCGGAAGACGGGGCCGAAAAAGGGAGGCGACATCGAATACCCGCTCGATATAGAGTTCATGCACGCGCTTAAGGGGACCGAGGTAAGGATAACGGTCAGGCGTGGAAAGGGGAAAGAAAAGCTTACCGTAAAGATACCCCCCGGCGTCAAGGACGGGTCGAGGGTAAGGGTCAAGGGCAAGGGCGCCGCCGGCACGCTCGGCGGCCCTTCCGGAGACCTCTATATAGTGGCCCGCGTAAAGCCTCACCCGCACTTCAGAAGGGTTGATAACGACATATACATGGACGTACCGGTCACCGTGACCGAGGCCGCGCTCGGGGCCGAGATAAGGGTCCCCACCCCCGGAGGCACGGCCACGATAAAGGTCCCCGCCGGAATCCAGGGCGGGCAAAAACTCCGGCTTCGGGGCAAGGGGGCGCCGCATAAAGGGGGCCGCGGGGACCAGTACGTCGTTATACGGATAGCACTGCCAAAGAGCCTTGACGCCAAGAGTAAGAAGCTCCTCGACGAGTTCCAAAAAATAAACCCCTATGAACCAAGGCGAGGTTTATGGTAATATAAAAAGTGGTAAGGGACGGGACTTACCCGTCGGCTTTTCTAAGCGGGGTTTGCGATGACCGAGCTTGAAGGCATAAGGGAAAGGTTCTCTCCAAAGGCCCAGAGAGTCCTTGACGGGGCCGTCGAGGAGAGCAAAAACCGCCAGCATTACTACCTGGGGGTGGAGCATCTCTTCCTCTCCTTTGCCAGGGTCGAGGAGGAGTTCTTCCGGGAGGTCATGGAGGACCTGAACCTCGACGTCTATCACGTCCTTAACTTCCTCAAAGAGCACCTGAACATCTCGCGCCAGTATATAGGGGTCGGGCTCAAGATACCGCCTGCCACCAAAAACATCTTCCGGCTCGCCAGTGAGGAGGCACAGAGGTGGGGCAGGGAGGAGGTGGAGTCGACCGACCTCCTCATGGCCATCTTCCAGGAGAACCACAGCCTCCCGGCCAAGATATTCCGGAGCTTCGGACTCGACCCGGACTACGTGATGCGCAGGATAAGCGTCAGGGTGAGGACCAAGGAAGAGAAAGACGAGGAGGTAAAGAAGAAGTACGACCTC
The DNA window shown above is from Thermodesulfobacteriota bacterium and carries:
- a CDS encoding J domain-containing protein; protein product: GPFPGGFDFKDFGFNMGGVEDIFGDIFGRSGGRSGGRSGGRSGGRGGAKAGPGREARKTGPKKGGDIEYPLDIEFMHALKGTEVRITVRRGKGKEKLTVKIPPGVKDGSRVRVKGKGAAGTLGGPSGDLYIVARVKPHPHFRRVDNDIYMDVPVTVTEAALGAEIRVPTPGGTATIKVPAGIQGGQKLRLRGKGAPHKGGRGDQYVVIRIALPKSLDAKSKKLLDEFQKINPYEPRRGLW